The Syngnathus typhle isolate RoL2023-S1 ecotype Sweden linkage group LG14, RoL_Styp_1.0, whole genome shotgun sequence genome segment TCATCAAGGCGAGCAGGTCAGAGTCGGACATGGCGATGGTGCAGTCCGCTTTCTTGGCTGGCGTGCAAACAAACACGGGCAGAACTTGTTTTCACATTTCAAGTCACGGGAGACCAACGAGACCATCACCTGTGTCATTGTGCACGCGACCACTGCCATTCTTGACGTCCACAAACCACGTCGCCTCCTTCCCGCCCGGGCCGTCCTTCACCTTAAAGGCAAACACGCCACCGATCTTCTTGACAAACGCCTCGCCTTCCTGGTCAAACACGCACGCGTAACATCTCGGAACGATCTTTGACATTCACGGTGAAGGCTTCACCACCTTCCTTCTCACCTGCTGCAGTTTCTTGTTAATCTCCTGAAACACAGCATGGGCCTTGAAGCCCTCCAGGCCTTCACTGGTGCTGCTCCAGACGGCCACAACCCTTCACACAGTTGTTAACTTGAGACCACAAATAGAAATAATGGACTAGAAACAAAATGACATGACATCTGCTGGTGATGCGCATGCAGCACGTAGGTCTTGCACGTCCGTTTCAACGTGTCATGACGATAAAGAAAGGTCATTTGCAACAACTAATTGCAAACAAGTTAGATCGTGCCAACTTTTCTTAACACCTGACCTGAGCGCAATGAATCCTATCGCCCAGTGTGTAACAAGTGCGTCGGTAAAGAACTCAAACGGTTCTTGTGTAGCGTTCGTACCTTGGCGTGTGTATTTCGGGCATTTTACAAAAGGTGAACGACGTGACAGTAGCAAGAAGAATAGTTAGCaaagtgtttgtgtgggtgttcGGTGAACTTTTGTGCTAGACTGTTTGCGAGCTGCACTTCCGGGTTACCCCCCAGACTCGATGAGTCGACTTCAGAGGGAGATCCAGCTCAGCGCAAAACGTTGCCACCATTTCTATAGCTCCGGCCCGGCATCGTGGTTTTAAAAGTCATCTGAGAAATGGATCAAAATGGTGGTAATTAAACATATGTAGTATTATCTTGTGAATATTATCTAATAAACGTCACTACGCGAGCTATGCCTTTAGCTCGGAAAAAATATAGGGCGCACATTCCTAAACGACACAAGAGATGGCAACACTGCCATCTGCTGGCCAAAAAGGTCGCACTGTGGCGGCGATATGCTGAACTCATTCTTCT includes the following:
- the scp2b gene encoding sterol carrier protein 2b isoform X2 — its product is MPEIHTPRVVAVWSSTSEGLEGFKAHAVFQEINKKLQQVKDGPGGKEATWFVDVKNGSGRVHNDTAKKADCTIAMSDSDLLALMTGKINPQTAFFQGKLKITGNMGLAMKLRNLQLQPAKAKL
- the scp2b gene encoding sterol carrier protein 2b isoform X1; translated protein: MPEIHTPRVVAVWSSTSEGLEGFKAHAVFQEINKKLQQEGEAFVKKIGGVFAFKVKDGPGGKEATWFVDVKNGSGRVHNDTAKKADCTIAMSDSDLLALMTGKINPQTAFFQGKLKITGNMGLAMKLRNLQLQPAKAKL